In one window of Duganella dendranthematis DNA:
- a CDS encoding VOC family protein yields the protein MKFNHLSFPSSDVKATANFFVQHLGCSLEFISPAAAMLKRAGFDIVIEAKDHTVVWPHNFHLGFELPSVDAVSELYQHLLAQGVTMKTGMFQHERGSRFFCEAPGGLLFEMNTRADAHEKYRASFERQALADAVK from the coding sequence ATGAAATTCAATCACCTCAGCTTTCCATCCAGCGACGTTAAAGCCACCGCCAACTTCTTTGTGCAGCACCTCGGCTGCTCGCTGGAATTCATCAGCCCGGCGGCGGCAATGCTCAAGCGCGCCGGTTTCGACATCGTTATCGAGGCCAAAGACCATACCGTGGTGTGGCCGCACAACTTCCACCTCGGCTTCGAGCTGCCGTCGGTGGACGCGGTCAGCGAGCTGTACCAGCACTTGCTGGCGCAGGGCGTCACGATGAAGACCGGGATGTTTCAGCACGAGCGCGGCTCACGCTTCTTCTGCGAGGCGCCCGGCGGCCTGCTGTTCGAAATGAACACCCGTGCCGACGCCCACGAGAAGTACCGCGCCAGCTTTGAGCGCCAAGCCCTCGCCGACGCGGTAAAATAG
- a CDS encoding alanine racemase: MQNILETPVLLLDERRMQNNIERMQNRMDLLGVSFRPHVKTSKCLEVVRRQIAAGAHGITVSTLKEAEEFFRAGVEDILYAVGIVPNKLDHALRLIRAGLRLMLLVESVAMAQQVARHGAEHGLSYEVLIEIDTDGHRSGVKPADPVLLDIAAALHGGARLKGVMTHAGASYDLNTPEALEAIAEQERSRCVAAAMLLRGAGHTCEVVSVGSTPTALSARHLEGVTEVRAGVYVFFDMVMADVGVCTQDEIAISVLCTVIGHQPAQGWVITDGGWMAMSRDLGHQEHGYGVVCDAEGQPLPDLGFGKANQEHGVLQWRGEAGVDIVQRFPVGSSLRVLPNHACATGAQHGQYHVIPQDGGDWPVWPRFSGW; encoded by the coding sequence ATGCAAAACATCCTGGAAACCCCAGTCCTGTTGTTGGACGAGCGCCGCATGCAGAACAATATCGAACGCATGCAGAATCGCATGGACCTGCTGGGCGTGTCTTTCCGCCCGCATGTGAAGACCAGCAAATGCCTGGAAGTGGTGCGCCGCCAGATCGCCGCCGGCGCGCATGGCATCACCGTTTCGACCTTGAAGGAGGCGGAAGAGTTCTTCCGCGCGGGTGTGGAGGATATTCTGTATGCAGTCGGCATCGTGCCAAACAAGCTGGACCACGCGCTGAGGCTGATCCGCGCCGGGCTGCGCCTGATGCTGCTGGTGGAATCGGTTGCGATGGCGCAGCAGGTGGCCCGCCACGGCGCCGAACACGGGCTGAGCTATGAGGTGCTGATTGAAATCGATACCGACGGCCACCGCTCCGGCGTCAAGCCTGCCGATCCGGTACTGCTGGACATCGCCGCCGCATTGCATGGCGGCGCCCGCCTCAAGGGCGTGATGACGCATGCTGGCGCCTCCTACGACCTGAACACGCCGGAAGCGCTGGAAGCGATAGCGGAGCAGGAACGTTCGCGTTGCGTGGCGGCCGCCATGCTGCTGCGCGGCGCTGGCCATACGTGCGAAGTGGTCAGCGTCGGCTCCACGCCTACCGCCCTGAGCGCGCGCCATTTGGAGGGCGTGACGGAAGTGCGCGCCGGCGTCTACGTGTTCTTCGATATGGTGATGGCCGACGTGGGTGTGTGCACGCAGGACGAGATCGCCATCAGCGTGCTGTGCACCGTGATTGGTCACCAGCCGGCGCAGGGCTGGGTCATCACCGATGGTGGCTGGATGGCGATGAGCCGCGACCTTGGCCATCAGGAGCACGGCTACGGCGTGGTGTGCGATGCCGAGGGCCAGCCGCTTCCTGACCTCGGCTTCGGCAAGGCCAACCAGGAGCACGGCGTACTGCAATGGCGCGGCGAAGCGGGCGTGGACATCGTCCAGCGCTTCCCGGTTGGCAGCAGCCTGCGCGTGCTGCCGAATCACGCTTGCGCCACCGGCGCGCAGCATGGGCAGTACCACGTTATTCCACAAGACGGCGGCGATTGGCCGGTGTGGCCGCGCTTCAGCGGCTGGTAA
- a CDS encoding ornithine cyclodeaminase family protein has translation MRNQAQLLLLDRDTINDLLTPDMALTAVSTAFTLQGSQQGRIFPVVREALATGGVFGIKSGDIASQDVLGFKAAGFWPANRALGGEPHQATVMLFDPATGRPRCIMDGNAITTARTAAAGELGLRMLARQDSETLCVFGTGVQAVAQTAAALRALPSLKEIRYVSHSGAPDAGFEAKFAAWGQPEHAADADAAVAASDIVITATPGRGPLFSAGAVQPGTHINCVGADTRGKRELPEGLLQQARIVVDDQAQASALGEMQWATGLACVQMGDLLAGHASFTREPSDITIFDMTGLALQDLVLGEYLYKAAQGNGAGLNVAWPW, from the coding sequence ATGCGCAACCAAGCCCAACTTTTGCTTCTGGACCGCGATACCATTAACGACCTGCTCACGCCGGACATGGCGCTCACAGCGGTGAGCACTGCATTCACACTGCAGGGGTCACAGCAGGGACGGATCTTCCCTGTCGTGCGCGAGGCGCTGGCGACCGGCGGCGTGTTTGGCATCAAATCGGGTGATATCGCCAGCCAGGACGTGCTGGGTTTCAAGGCTGCCGGTTTCTGGCCCGCCAACCGCGCACTTGGCGGCGAGCCGCACCAGGCCACAGTGATGCTATTCGACCCGGCCACCGGGCGGCCGCGCTGCATTATGGACGGCAATGCGATCACCACCGCGCGCACTGCGGCGGCGGGCGAACTCGGCTTGCGCATGCTGGCGCGGCAGGATAGCGAAACGCTGTGCGTCTTCGGCACCGGCGTGCAGGCGGTAGCCCAAACAGCGGCAGCGTTGCGCGCCTTGCCTTCGCTGAAAGAGATTCGCTATGTGTCGCACAGCGGCGCGCCGGATGCCGGTTTTGAAGCGAAATTTGCTGCATGGGGCCAGCCCGAACATGCTGCCGATGCCGATGCAGCGGTCGCCGCCAGCGACATCGTCATCACGGCGACGCCGGGCCGAGGGCCGCTGTTCAGCGCAGGCGCGGTGCAGCCGGGGACACACATCAACTGCGTCGGCGCCGATACGCGCGGTAAGCGCGAGCTGCCGGAAGGCTTGCTGCAACAGGCGCGCATCGTCGTGGACGACCAGGCCCAAGCAAGCGCGCTGGGTGAAATGCAATGGGCGACAGGACTGGCATGCGTGCAGATGGGCGACCTGCTGGCTGGCCACGCATCGTTCACGCGCGAACCATCGGATATCACGATCTTCGATATGACCGGCCTGGCCTTGCAGGATCTGGTGCTGGGAGAGTATCTATATAAAGCTGCACAAGGGAATGGCGCGGGCCTGAACGTGGCTTGGCCGTGGTAG
- a CDS encoding TetR/AcrR family transcriptional regulator, which yields MPAQPAALSLRKAPRQRRAAYTVDAILEAAALVLEEAGLAGFNTNAVARRAGASIGTLYQYFPSKDALTLALLMREEAKAHAAAAAAAALPSWREALTAFIDVGVAQQLTRPNLARLLDQEEGRPEIRAAMEGQHSFHDLLLIVLDKPDTPTHLQDDARRSVAAADLFVIIRGLVDAAGQRGERDVEDLARRVRAAAFGVLGG from the coding sequence ATGCCCGCGCAGCCCGCCGCACTGAGCCTGCGCAAAGCCCCACGCCAGCGCCGCGCCGCCTACACGGTGGACGCCATACTGGAAGCGGCAGCGCTGGTGCTGGAAGAGGCGGGGCTGGCAGGATTCAATACCAATGCCGTGGCGCGTCGCGCCGGCGCCAGCATCGGCACGCTGTACCAATATTTCCCTAGTAAAGATGCGTTGACCCTGGCGCTGCTGATGCGCGAGGAAGCCAAGGCGCACGCCGCCGCCGCTGCGGCCGCCGCGCTGCCATCGTGGCGCGAGGCGTTGACGGCCTTTATCGACGTCGGCGTGGCGCAGCAGCTGACGCGGCCCAATCTGGCGCGGTTGCTGGATCAGGAAGAGGGGCGCCCGGAGATTCGCGCGGCGATGGAAGGGCAGCACAGCTTTCATGACCTGCTGCTTATCGTGCTCGACAAGCCCGACACGCCGACGCATTTACAGGATGATGCGCGCCGCAGTGTCGCTGCCGCCGATCTGTTCGTGATCATCCGTGGTCTGGTGGACGCCGCCGGCCAGCGCGGCGAGCGCGATGTGGAGGATCTGGCCCGCCGTGTGCGCGCGGCAGCCTTTGGCGTGCTGGGCGGCTAG
- a CDS encoding DUF4399 domain-containing protein, whose protein sequence is MMKLVLAAGLLALSAAAFAQQSVSFVEPANGATVSSPFKVKFAVAGMDVKPAGDMTANTGHHHLLINAAAIKAGEVIPMDDKHIHFGKGQTETELTLPPGNYTLTMQFANGLHQAYGPGMNKEIKVTVK, encoded by the coding sequence ATGATGAAATTGGTATTGGCGGCGGGCTTGCTGGCGCTCAGCGCTGCGGCGTTTGCGCAGCAGTCGGTGTCGTTTGTCGAACCGGCCAATGGCGCGACCGTGAGCAGCCCGTTCAAGGTCAAGTTTGCGGTGGCCGGCATGGACGTCAAGCCGGCCGGCGACATGACCGCCAATACCGGACATCATCATTTGCTGATCAACGCCGCGGCCATCAAGGCCGGCGAAGTGATTCCCATGGATGACAAGCACATCCACTTCGGCAAGGGGCAGACTGAAACCGAACTGACGCTGCCGCCGGGGAATTACACCTTGACCATGCAGTTTGCCAACGGCCTGCACCAGGCTTACGGCCCCGGCATGAACAAGGAAATCAAAGTCACCGTCAAGTAA
- the apbC gene encoding iron-sulfur cluster carrier protein ApbC, whose product MTIAVEDVKAALSKIVDPNTTKDFITGKAVKNLKVDGSDISLDIELGYPAKSQIDGIRASIIAGLKSLPGVGNISVSVYTKILAHTVQRGLKPMVNVKNIIAVASGKGGVGKSTTAVNLALALAAEGASVGLLDADIYGPSQPMMLGVKGRPETKDGKSMEPLENYGVQVSSIGFLIDPDEPMVWRGPMVTQALQQLLEQTNWRDLDYLIVDMPPGTGDIQLTLSQKVPVTGAIIVTTPQDIALLDARKGLKMFEKVGIPILGIVENMSVHICTNCGHAEEIFGHGGGEKMCKDFHVDFLGALPLTMAIREQADAGKPTVVADPDGQVAAIYKAIARKVAIQVSDKAKDMTSKFPTIVVKND is encoded by the coding sequence ATGACCATTGCAGTAGAAGACGTCAAGGCCGCCCTGTCCAAAATTGTTGATCCAAACACAACGAAGGACTTCATTACGGGTAAAGCCGTCAAGAATTTAAAGGTCGATGGCAGCGATATTTCGCTCGATATCGAACTGGGCTACCCAGCCAAAAGCCAGATCGACGGCATCCGCGCCAGCATCATCGCCGGCCTGAAGAGCTTGCCGGGCGTGGGCAACATCAGTGTCAGCGTGTACACCAAGATCCTCGCGCACACGGTGCAGCGCGGCCTGAAGCCGATGGTCAATGTCAAAAACATCATTGCCGTGGCCTCGGGCAAGGGCGGCGTCGGTAAATCGACCACCGCCGTCAACCTGGCGCTGGCGCTGGCCGCCGAAGGCGCGTCGGTGGGCCTGCTGGATGCCGATATCTACGGCCCATCGCAGCCGATGATGCTGGGCGTGAAAGGTCGTCCGGAAACCAAGGACGGCAAATCGATGGAGCCGCTGGAGAACTACGGCGTGCAAGTGTCGTCGATCGGCTTCCTGATCGATCCGGACGAGCCGATGGTATGGCGCGGTCCGATGGTCACCCAGGCGCTGCAACAGCTGCTGGAACAGACCAACTGGCGCGACCTGGATTACCTGATCGTCGACATGCCGCCAGGCACCGGCGACATCCAGCTGACCCTGTCGCAAAAAGTGCCGGTCACCGGCGCGATTATCGTCACCACGCCGCAGGACATCGCGTTGCTGGATGCGCGCAAGGGCCTGAAGATGTTCGAGAAGGTCGGCATCCCGATCCTGGGCATCGTGGAAAACATGAGCGTGCACATCTGCACCAACTGCGGCCATGCGGAAGAAATCTTCGGTCACGGCGGCGGCGAGAAGATGTGCAAGGACTTCCACGTCGACTTCCTCGGCGCGCTGCCGCTGACCATGGCGATCCGCGAGCAGGCTGACGCCGGCAAGCCGACCGTGGTGGCCGATCCTGACGGCCAGGTCGCTGCTATCTATAAGGCGATTGCCCGCAAGGTAGCGATCCAGGTGTCGGACAAAGCCAAGGACATGACCAGCAAGTTCCCGACCATCGTCGTCAAAAACGACTAA
- the metG gene encoding methionine--tRNA ligase has protein sequence MTRKLFVTTALPYANAAFHIGHMMEYIQADIWVRFQRMQRDNGVAREVHFVGADDTHGTPIMIAAEKEGITPQQFVAKIAAGRAQYLDGFHIAFDNWYSTDSPENVELSQGIYRKLRDAGLIQTKIVPRFYDPVKGMFLADRNIKGECPVCHAKDQYGDNCEVCGAAYQPTELINPFSVFTNATPVLKDSEQYFFKLSDPRCYEFLKAWLNTPGRLQPEMVNKVSEWLGEAGEKLADWDISRDAPYFGIPIPDAPGKYFYVWLDAPVGYLASLKNYFDKKGLDYEAFLRDSNTEQIHFIGKDIVSFHLLFWPAMLKFSGLPTVERMRVAVHGHLTVNNEKMSKSRGTGISPLRYLNLGMNPEWLRYYIAFKLNSKVEDLDFTGDDFVARVNSDLIGKYVNIASRCAGFIAKKFDGKLADSLSANAQEWIKRALVTPEGVERQANIAANFEAREFGKALREIMEIADITNQYVDENKPWILAKDETKLAELHDVCTTALILFRQLTLLLSPVLPGVAANVAKFLNDEQLVWADTDVASGVVSSALLGRTIGAYAHLMTRVDATMIEELFDAPQGAAAQAAAPAVKAEKPAKAKAAPAVAVTETGIEVIAPEISVDDFFKVDLRIAKIVNCEHVEGSDKLLRLTLDAGEGRLRNVFSGIKSMYQPEDLIGKLTVLVANLAPRKMKFGVSEGMVMAASAVDEKTKPGIYILNPWPGAEPGMRIS, from the coding sequence ATGACCCGCAAGCTGTTCGTCACCACTGCCCTGCCCTACGCTAACGCCGCTTTCCATATTGGCCACATGATGGAGTACATCCAGGCCGACATTTGGGTACGCTTCCAGCGAATGCAGCGCGACAACGGTGTGGCGCGCGAGGTGCATTTTGTGGGCGCCGATGACACCCACGGCACGCCGATCATGATCGCCGCCGAGAAGGAAGGCATCACGCCGCAGCAGTTCGTGGCCAAGATCGCCGCCGGCCGCGCCCAGTACCTGGACGGTTTCCACATCGCCTTCGATAACTGGTACTCGACCGATTCGCCGGAAAACGTCGAACTGTCGCAAGGCATCTACCGCAAGTTGCGCGATGCCGGCCTGATCCAGACCAAAATCGTGCCGCGCTTCTACGACCCGGTTAAGGGCATGTTCCTGGCCGACCGTAACATCAAGGGCGAGTGCCCGGTGTGCCACGCCAAGGATCAGTACGGCGACAACTGCGAAGTCTGCGGCGCCGCCTATCAGCCAACCGAACTGATCAACCCGTTCTCGGTGTTCACCAACGCCACGCCGGTGCTGAAGGATTCGGAACAGTATTTCTTTAAGCTGTCCGACCCGCGCTGCTACGAGTTCCTCAAGGCCTGGCTGAACACGCCTGGCCGTTTGCAGCCAGAAATGGTCAACAAGGTCTCCGAATGGCTGGGCGAAGCCGGCGAAAAGCTGGCCGACTGGGATATCTCGCGTGACGCGCCGTACTTCGGCATCCCGATCCCTGACGCGCCGGGCAAATACTTCTACGTCTGGCTGGACGCGCCGGTCGGGTACTTGGCCTCGCTGAAAAATTACTTCGACAAGAAGGGCCTGGACTACGAGGCGTTCCTGCGCGATTCGAATACCGAGCAGATCCACTTCATCGGCAAGGACATCGTCTCCTTCCACCTGCTGTTCTGGCCGGCGATGCTGAAGTTTTCGGGCCTGCCGACGGTCGAGCGCATGCGCGTGGCGGTGCACGGCCACCTGACCGTCAACAACGAAAAAATGTCCAAGTCGCGCGGCACCGGCATCTCGCCGCTGCGCTACCTGAACCTGGGCATGAATCCGGAATGGCTGCGTTACTACATCGCCTTCAAGCTGAATTCCAAGGTAGAAGACCTGGACTTCACCGGCGACGATTTCGTGGCCCGCGTCAACTCGGATCTGATCGGCAAATACGTCAACATCGCCTCGCGCTGCGCCGGCTTCATCGCCAAGAAATTTGACGGCAAACTGGCCGACAGCCTGTCCGCCAATGCGCAGGAATGGATCAAGCGCGCACTGGTGACGCCGGAAGGCGTGGAACGCCAGGCCAACATCGCCGCCAATTTCGAGGCGCGCGAGTTCGGCAAGGCGCTGCGCGAAATCATGGAAATCGCCGACATCACCAACCAGTACGTGGACGAGAACAAGCCATGGATTCTGGCCAAGGACGAGACCAAGCTGGCCGAGCTGCACGACGTCTGCACCACCGCGCTGATCCTGTTCCGCCAGCTGACCTTGCTGCTGTCGCCGGTGCTGCCGGGCGTCGCCGCCAATGTCGCCAAGTTCCTCAACGACGAGCAACTGGTGTGGGCCGATACCGATGTCGCCAGCGGCGTCGTGTCGAGCGCGCTGCTGGGCCGCACCATCGGCGCCTACGCGCACCTGATGACCCGCGTTGACGCCACGATGATCGAAGAGCTGTTCGACGCGCCGCAGGGCGCCGCCGCGCAAGCCGCCGCTCCTGCCGTCAAGGCCGAGAAGCCAGCCAAGGCCAAGGCAGCGCCAGCAGTCGCCGTGACCGAGACCGGCATCGAAGTGATCGCGCCGGAAATCTCGGTGGACGACTTCTTCAAGGTCGACTTGCGCATCGCCAAAATCGTCAACTGCGAACACGTGGAAGGCTCCGACAAGCTGCTGCGCCTGACGCTGGACGCCGGCGAAGGCCGCCTGCGCAACGTGTTCTCCGGCATCAAGTCGATGTACCAGCCGGAAGACCTGATCGGCAAGCTGACCGTGCTGGTGGCCAACCTGGCGCCGCGCAAGATGAAGTTTGGCGTGTCGGAAGGCATGGTCATGGCGGCCTCGGCGGTGGATGAGAAAACCAAGCCGGGCATCTACATCCTGAATCCGTGGCCGGGCGCCGAGCCGGGCATGCGCATCAGCTAA
- a CDS encoding GNAT family N-acetyltransferase — protein MNLRVREATTDDARLIAELTRAAWAGKVSVTSSGHRETAVIVAEHLRDGGGFVLEVDNQAIGSVRWLPLDSEQDVWEVCRMGVLPGHRGTNLSQHLLEAVIHHGLTSGVQEVRLAVRADQPKLIDFYAAYEFELAEELEYSHANPLEPPPLVMRRLLRH, from the coding sequence ATGAACCTGCGTGTGCGCGAAGCAACAACGGATGATGCCAGACTGATCGCCGAGCTCACGCGCGCTGCGTGGGCCGGCAAGGTCAGTGTCACTTCCAGCGGCCACCGCGAAACCGCCGTCATCGTTGCAGAACACCTGCGCGATGGCGGCGGTTTTGTTTTGGAGGTCGATAACCAGGCGATCGGCTCGGTGCGCTGGCTGCCGCTGGATTCGGAGCAGGACGTGTGGGAAGTGTGCCGCATGGGCGTGCTGCCCGGGCATCGCGGCACCAATTTGTCGCAGCACCTGCTGGAGGCGGTGATTCATCACGGGCTGACCTCCGGCGTGCAGGAAGTACGGCTGGCGGTGCGTGCAGACCAGCCCAAACTGATTGATTTCTACGCCGCCTACGAGTTTGAACTGGCGGAAGAGCTGGAATATTCCCACGCCAATCCGCTCGAACCGCCGCCGCTGGTCATGCGGCGTCTGCTACGACACTGA
- a CDS encoding 2Fe-2S iron-sulfur cluster-binding protein, whose translation MNAAASPFHAGELAIQERVGVREQMAGAAAFIRDHMPAQHREFFQSLPFFFLGALDAAGQPWATMLAADAGFIVSPDARTLDFNGGMLPGDPLQGQLHAGAHVGGLGLEPTTRRRNRVNGEIVSTDNGVLRIAITQSFGNCPQYIQHRQHSPAPDDGHAVQVLRAGKLSDADRALIARADTFFIASANMASDAGRGRGVDVSHRGGRPGFVRVDDDQTLTSPEFVGNYFFNTMGNLLTSPRAGLLFIDFESGDMLHLAVEAEIIWDGPQLQAFVGAEKLLRFHVREVVRNVGALPFRWTAPQPAMQVARTGNWTEADSVQSAAALVKGWRSFAVADVVRESDGVRSFYLEPADGAGVAPHVPGQFISLRVPAWADEGVAPQIRSYTISDAPNGRQYRISVKRDGVVSAWLHQHLAPGALVELMGPGGEFTFEEGTQRPVVMLSAGIGITPMIAMLNGLLVNGSRTRHKHPIWFVHGARSRSEHAFAAHLDALAAGHNNLHLHTRYSSQDGHIDMVMLKELLPFDDYDFYLCGPAAFMQAMYDGLRKLNVADARIRFEAFGPASLRRDAGRVAKQAVTEPASGPVEIRFERSGVDATWDGKHSSLLELAEASGVEAPSGCRSGLCGSCAAGLAGGDVSYTRSCGTEPEAGQVLLCSVVPRAGSGALTLAL comes from the coding sequence ATGAACGCCGCTGCCTCTCCATTTCATGCCGGTGAACTGGCGATCCAGGAGCGCGTCGGTGTGCGCGAACAAATGGCCGGTGCAGCGGCATTCATCCGCGACCACATGCCGGCGCAGCATCGCGAGTTCTTCCAGTCGCTGCCGTTCTTCTTCCTCGGCGCGCTGGACGCGGCCGGGCAGCCTTGGGCGACCATGCTGGCGGCCGATGCCGGCTTCATCGTGTCGCCGGACGCACGCACGCTGGATTTCAACGGCGGCATGTTGCCAGGCGATCCGCTGCAAGGCCAGTTGCATGCCGGCGCGCACGTCGGTGGACTGGGACTGGAACCGACCACGCGCCGCCGTAACCGCGTCAATGGCGAGATTGTGTCGACGGATAACGGCGTGCTGCGCATCGCCATCACGCAGAGCTTCGGCAACTGCCCGCAGTACATCCAGCACCGTCAGCACAGCCCGGCGCCGGATGATGGCCACGCCGTGCAAGTCCTGCGCGCCGGCAAGCTGAGCGACGCCGACCGGGCGCTGATCGCCCGCGCCGATACTTTCTTCATCGCCAGTGCCAACATGGCGTCCGATGCGGGGCGGGGCCGTGGCGTAGATGTGTCGCATCGCGGCGGCCGGCCCGGCTTTGTGCGGGTGGACGACGATCAGACGCTGACCTCGCCTGAGTTCGTCGGCAACTACTTCTTCAACACCATGGGCAATTTGCTGACCTCGCCCCGCGCCGGGCTGCTGTTCATCGACTTTGAAAGTGGCGACATGCTGCACCTGGCGGTGGAAGCGGAAATCATCTGGGACGGTCCGCAGTTACAGGCTTTTGTCGGCGCTGAAAAACTGCTGCGTTTCCATGTACGCGAAGTGGTGCGCAACGTCGGCGCGCTGCCGTTTCGCTGGACTGCACCGCAACCTGCCATGCAAGTGGCGCGCACCGGCAACTGGACCGAGGCGGACAGCGTGCAGTCCGCTGCCGCGCTGGTCAAAGGCTGGCGCTCGTTTGCCGTGGCCGATGTAGTGAGGGAGAGTGACGGCGTTCGCTCGTTCTATCTGGAGCCAGCGGACGGCGCCGGCGTCGCGCCGCATGTGCCGGGCCAGTTTATCTCGCTGCGCGTGCCGGCGTGGGCGGACGAGGGCGTGGCGCCGCAGATCCGCAGCTATACGATTTCCGACGCGCCGAATGGCCGCCAGTACCGCATCAGCGTCAAGCGTGACGGCGTGGTGTCGGCGTGGCTGCACCAGCATCTGGCGCCAGGCGCGCTGGTAGAACTGATGGGGCCGGGAGGTGAGTTCACGTTTGAAGAGGGCACGCAGCGGCCGGTGGTGATGTTGTCGGCCGGCATCGGCATCACGCCGATGATCGCCATGCTGAATGGCTTGCTGGTGAACGGCAGTCGCACGCGGCACAAGCATCCCATCTGGTTCGTCCACGGCGCGCGCAGCCGCAGTGAACATGCATTTGCCGCGCATCTCGATGCGTTGGCGGCGGGCCATAACAATCTGCATCTGCACACGCGCTACAGTAGCCAGGACGGGCATATCGACATGGTGATGCTGAAGGAGTTACTGCCATTTGATGACTATGACTTTTACCTATGCGGCCCGGCTGCCTTCATGCAGGCGATGTACGACGGTTTGCGCAAGCTGAATGTGGCCGATGCACGCATTCGCTTCGAAGCGTTCGGCCCGGCCAGCTTACGGCGCGATGCGGGCCGGGTGGCCAAACAGGCCGTCACGGAGCCGGCCAGCGGACCGGTAGAGATACGCTTCGAGCGCTCTGGTGTCGATGCGACCTGGGACGGCAAGCACAGCAGTTTGCTGGAATTGGCCGAGGCAAGCGGCGTGGAGGCGCCATCCGGGTGTCGTTCAGGCCTGTGTGGCTCGTGTGCGGCAGGGCTGGCTGGCGGCGACGTCAGCTACACACGTAGCTGCGGCACCGAGCCGGAAGCCGGCCAGGTGCTGCTGTGTTCCGTCGTGCCGCGCGCCGGTAGCGGCGCGCTTACGCTGGCGCTGTAA
- a CDS encoding glutathione S-transferase family protein, whose protein sequence is MKLYGIPLSGHTHRAQLFLGVLNLPHEFVSVNLGAGEHKQQPFLSLNAFGEIPVLQDGDVTLADSNAILVYLASKYDDTGRWLPRDPLASANVQRWLSAAAGKIAYGPAAARLVTVFNAPRDHEVAKDIAARLFDVMEQELQGRRWLVGEHASIADIAGYSYVAHAPEGGVSLKPYPNIRAWLDNVRALPGFVAMPATKAGLAPEEV, encoded by the coding sequence ATGAAACTGTACGGCATTCCTCTCTCCGGCCACACCCACCGCGCACAACTATTCCTGGGCGTGCTGAACCTGCCGCACGAATTCGTCTCGGTCAACCTCGGTGCGGGCGAGCACAAGCAGCAGCCTTTCCTGTCGCTCAACGCGTTCGGCGAAATTCCCGTGTTGCAGGACGGCGATGTGACGCTGGCCGATTCCAACGCCATCTTGGTCTACCTGGCCTCCAAATACGACGACACCGGCCGCTGGCTGCCGCGCGATCCGCTGGCCTCCGCCAACGTGCAGCGCTGGCTGTCGGCCGCTGCCGGCAAGATCGCCTACGGCCCGGCCGCAGCGCGCCTGGTCACCGTGTTCAACGCCCCGCGCGACCACGAGGTCGCTAAGGACATCGCCGCACGCCTGTTCGACGTCATGGAGCAGGAACTGCAAGGCCGCCGCTGGCTGGTGGGTGAGCACGCCAGCATTGCCGATATCGCCGGCTACAGCTACGTCGCCCACGCCCCCGAAGGTGGCGTCTCGCTCAAACCATATCCGAATATTCGCGCCTGGTTGGACAATGTGCGCGCACTGCCGGGCTTCGTGGCCATGCCTGCCACCAAAGCCGGCCTCGCTCCCGAGGAGGTGTAA